In Candidatus Neomarinimicrobiota bacterium, one genomic interval encodes:
- a CDS encoding phospholipase, whose amino-acid sequence ALKDLPVFAGHGTHDNVIPIEYGRQIVSLWEKLPVRFEHYEYPMGHEICQEELGHIQNWMKLNLLINQ is encoded by the coding sequence AGCCTTGAAAGATCTGCCGGTTTTTGCAGGACACGGAACCCATGATAATGTGATTCCCATCGAATATGGTCGGCAGATCGTCTCACTCTGGGAAAAACTGCCAGTGCGGTTTGAGCACTACGAATACCCCATGGGGCATGAGATCTGTCAGGAAGAACTGGGACATATTCAAAATTGGATGAAACTTAATCTCTTAATAAACCAGTGA